From Streptomyces sp. NBC_01754, a single genomic window includes:
- a CDS encoding GAF domain-containing protein, producing the protein MTIHGTGRPLLTPADRDATLRGARLRTLGLGRRTDDSFDSFDAFADRVAAATSAPFSMVNFIDENRQFFAGLHTPVPAGPDAPAGTGHGRSRRPAVGGGSGREPARDHGYCPHVLARGKALVLDDVCDYPRFAGNPVVDGMGIRSYLGAPLIDRTGVALGTVCAVDTVPRAWGREGLHVIKLLAGELAGYIAGRETGAGPV; encoded by the coding sequence ATGACCATCCACGGGACGGGCCGGCCGCTCCTGACCCCCGCCGACCGGGACGCGACCCTGCGCGGCGCGCGGCTGCGCACCCTCGGCCTGGGGCGGCGCACGGACGATTCGTTCGACAGCTTCGACGCCTTCGCCGACCGGGTGGCCGCGGCGACCTCGGCCCCGTTCTCGATGGTCAACTTCATCGACGAGAACCGGCAGTTCTTCGCCGGGCTGCACACCCCGGTCCCCGCCGGACCGGACGCCCCGGCCGGAACCGGGCACGGCCGGAGCCGCCGGCCGGCGGTGGGCGGCGGCTCGGGCCGTGAGCCGGCCCGGGACCACGGCTACTGCCCGCACGTCCTCGCACGGGGCAAGGCCCTGGTACTGGACGACGTCTGCGACTACCCACGGTTCGCGGGCAACCCCGTGGTGGACGGCATGGGCATCCGCTCCTACCTCGGAGCACCTCTCATCGACCGTACGGGCGTGGCGCTCGGCACGGTCTGCGCCGTGGACACCGTGCCGCGCGCCTGGGGCCGGGAAGGGCTGCACGTCATCAAACTGCTGGCGGGCGAACTGGCCGGGTACATCGCCGGGCGGGAGACCGGCGCCGGACCTGTGTGA
- a CDS encoding TetR/AcrR family transcriptional regulator, translated as MVRAQEGPRARYREQTRSEIKETALRQLAESGSGGLALTRVAKEMGLSGPALYRYFAGRDDLLSALIRDAYDDAATAVGHAASEAEARGRGPRERLRALAGAYRAWAVAEPHRYLLIQGAPVPGYVAPDDTRDRARAVLGPFLPVFAEGTPSAGVAALVVEMTDWLAEDESVGAWVADYAPDALGDLRRPSYALAGAVLAWAQLHGSAGLEAAGQFGGMGHSGDTLLVTQVNLLADAFGLR; from the coding sequence ATGGTCCGAGCCCAGGAGGGCCCACGCGCCAGGTACCGGGAGCAGACCCGGTCGGAGATCAAGGAGACGGCGCTCCGGCAGTTGGCGGAGTCGGGGAGCGGCGGCCTGGCGCTCACCCGCGTCGCCAAGGAGATGGGGCTCTCGGGACCGGCGCTCTACCGGTACTTCGCCGGCCGCGACGACCTGCTGAGCGCCCTGATCAGGGATGCCTACGACGACGCCGCGACGGCCGTGGGGCACGCCGCGTCCGAAGCCGAGGCTCGTGGGCGGGGCCCGCGCGAGCGGCTGCGGGCACTGGCCGGTGCCTATCGGGCGTGGGCGGTCGCGGAGCCGCACCGCTACCTGTTGATCCAGGGTGCGCCCGTACCCGGTTACGTCGCCCCCGACGACACACGGGACCGGGCCCGGGCCGTGCTCGGGCCGTTCCTGCCGGTCTTCGCGGAAGGTACGCCCAGCGCGGGGGTGGCCGCGCTGGTGGTGGAGATGACGGACTGGCTCGCCGAGGACGAGAGCGTGGGGGCGTGGGTGGCCGACTACGCGCCGGACGCACTCGGCGACCTGCGCAGACCGTCGTACGCGCTGGCCGGAGCGGTACTCGCGTGGGCGCAGCTGCACGGCTCGGCAGGGCTCGAGGCCGCAGGGCAGTTCGGCGGCATGGGGCACAGTGGCGACACCCTGCTCGTCACCCAGGTGAACCTGCTGGCGGATGCCTTCGGCCTGCGCTGA